ATGCATTGTCTGTCCCATTTCCCTCACTTAGGGTTTGGGACACTGGGACACGGAACTAAAGTTGTGCGTTTTTAGCGGCATTGTGAGGCGTACTTAACTGCATGCAAGTACAAGCGAAATACTTCTAGAAGCTCTTACTCATACATTAAATGTGTATACTAGAACAATCAACGTTTCTGAGGGAGAAATCGATGACAAAGAGAGAACCCAAAGTACAAGCCACTATCGGGGCCTCGACCTACGTAGATCCGAAACAAATCGAATGGTCACCCAGCCAGTTTAAAGGCATAGAAATCAAAGTATTGTATGAAAATAGAGAAAAAGGTGAAATGACTTGCCTATTAAAATGGGAACCTGGCACGACCCTTCCCATGCACAAGCACCCTGAACTAGAACAATCGTTTGTCTTGGAAGGTTCTTTTTACGATCACGACGGCATCTGTAAAGCTGGTGAATATGTTTGGAGAAAGGAAGGCTCATTTCATGAAACACATTCTGATGAAGGATGTATAATTTTGGCCGTTTATAGAAAACCTAACATTTTTAAAAATACACAAGGTTTTTATAGGAAACCCTAGAATTATATTTGAGAGAATACCTTTTTAATTTTAGATAACAGGCTTTTCCATATAATCGCGTCTTTAAACTATAATCGTGTCCTTAAAACATTGCGGGTGTATGTCGTCATATCCACCCGCGTCTTTCCTCTCCAATAAAATTTGGACTAAGATAATAGAGTTTTAAAACAATTATGTGAGGGACCATTATGAGTATAGGCAGAATTACAAAGCTAGAGTTTGAGTCGGAGGAAGCATTAAAACAAGCGGAGGTTACCTACGATAAGATAAGAGATGAGGCATTTCCAACTCTAGAATTGGTGATCAATATAAAAACCGGCCCAACTTCAGTTGTTTCAATTGCGCTTTATCCGGACTCACAGTCTGCAGCAAGCAACCTGCCGGCTCGGGAAAACTTTCAAAAAACACTAGGTGAAACCCTAACAGACAGTTCGATGCAAGAGGGTGAAGTATCATACTTCTATCAGGCAGATTAGCCTTCTAAGCCTAATTAACATGACGGTAAACATGGACGCCCTTCAGATGTCGAGCCTATAGGGCGAGTGGACACGGTGATCTTCGAATCTGCTATCCTAGCTCCATAACAAGCAAGGCATAAGCAGATGACGAACCTAACCACACCCAAAGCCATCTTATGCGCCACGAATAATGTAGAAGCAGCTAGTGGTGCGTTTTCTGTGTCACGGTAAAGCAGACTTAACTGCATGCAAACCAGAGCGAAACACTTATACAATGTGTTATTCATACATATTCTCCCATGTGACTAGGGCGCGCTATGGATCAGAGTTCTTCTCCCAATTAACTCTGGACGCTCCCTAATCTCCCACAGCTTATCCAAACTATGTGTATTCAATATGTGATACAATCCCATCTTATTTGTGATTAAAAATTTAATCATTCATTATTAGCCGATTATCATCCAATCGGAGAAAAAAATGACAAAAGATATCGATCTTCCATTAACTGGAAAATGTTCATGTGGACAGGTTAGCTATGAACTAGGTGAAGCTCCCCTTTTCACACACGCATGCCACTGTGTTGATTGTCAGTGTTCAACCGGAAGCGCTTTTGTAATTCACACCCTAACGACCAAATCTGGGTTCAAAATAAGTGGGGAAACAAAGTCGACGACTTTGCCCACAGGTAGTGGCGCAGGATATGACCCTCATTTCTGTTCCAAATGTGGAACATTCGTCTGGTGTGAATACCATGTAGCACCCAAGGGCTTTGTGGTACTAAGAACTGGCACTTTAGATAAACCACATAATATCCACCCACAAGCACATATATTTACAACACAGAAACTTCCATGGCTATCTTTGCCAAAGGATGTCCCATCTTTTCCAGAAATGTACAACCGGACTGAAACGTGGCCAAAGGCAAGTAATCAAATAATGGATAGCTTAGTTGCAAACGCTAAGAGCAACACTTGACCTTCCGAGTGGCTGTCTCATTTGGGATTTTGTTGAGGCATGCTTGGATCGTATTATCTGAGCGCTTTCGGGGTATGGTGGAGGCGCTCTCCAGCCGTTTTCACCGCCCAAAATGGTATTTATGTCGTCAACTAACTGACAAACGCATAACGTGGACCATACGGTTATCGGCATTTTGATCGGCATTTCTGCCAAAAAATTTACAAAAAATAAGATCAGGAAATGCCTACTTACTTTATGAGCAGTCGACTTGTCATGCTTGTCCTAGATTGACCTCATTCTGGAAATTCTAAATTGAGTATATTGATACTTTGTTGTGATGCATTTTTTCGTTATTTTTCTTGATATTTTGTTATTTTTTGCATCACTAGAGATTTCCTATATGAGAAACTTACAGATCTATCGCTATGTCGATACTATATCGCGCACCGGCTCCATTAGAAAGGCAGCAGACCGCCTCAATATAACCAGTTCCGCATTGAATCGAAGAATTCTCTCTTTAGAAGACGAACTTGGGTTTCAAATATTTGAGAGAATTGGCAATGGAGTTCGACTGAATACTGCAGGTGAGCTGGTTGTTGTCATGTTTCGAAAACAACTGGCTGAAGCCGAGCGCTTAAAATCTCAACTGGCAGATTTATCTGGAATTCGTCGCGGTAACGTCTCCATAGCCTGTAACCAAGCACTTTTAACCTATTTTCTGCCCCATCAAATACATAAATACCAATCAGAGTTTCCGAATGTTACGTTCAACATTATGGTAAAAGATGGTGAACAAGCTATGGACAGCCTAAGAGATTATAGCGCCGACTTGGCACTTGTTTTCGAGTTTTCGTCAATGAAAACAGCAGATTTACAAACTATTTGCACCGTAAGGCAGCCTATCCACGCAATCATGGCAAAGAGCCATGCTTTAAGTAACAGAGAAACCCTACAATTTATAGATTGCCAAGATTATCCTCTGGCGTTACCTGGAAACCCACAATCATTAAGAGATATATTAGAACTTACCGCAAACAAAACGTCCACGCCATTGACCCCTTCGTTAACATCAGACGATTTCACATTTTTGAGAAATTATGTTCGATTAGGGGAAGCAATTTCTTTTGAACTGCCAATCGGCCTCCCATCGGACAGCGCAAATTTCGACTTATTAAATATACCAGTAGAACTACCCGACGATTTAAGCGGACTACTCCATTTAGCTCAACTCAGGGATCGCACCCTGCAAGTAGCCGCCGCTCGTTTTGCGGACCAATTATCCCAGACGTTTTTTAACAAATTTGATACAAATTAAAAGCCAGCGTATTACCTTATCAAAGGTGATGTCCTTTCTGCATTCCTTTTAGGAATAAAAAACTGGTTAACTGCAAACATGTATGAACATTAGCGATCAGAATTCCCGAAAAAGTGACTGATTTCATTGGTTTTTTATACGACGATGATTTTCGGTGAATGCGGAAGTGGCGGATGGGGTGGGATTCGAACCCACGAGACGCTCTCACGCCTGCCGGTTTTCAAGACCGGTGCCTTCAACCGCTCGGCCACCCATCCGTAAAAATGAATTCGTTTATCGGTTACTGCGGTTATGACGGTAGGTCAATGGCAAAATTGCTGAAACCGCATATTAATAACAAAAATTTTATATTTCAGGACAAATGAACTTATCTAACGCTATATCTTGCGTCTTTCGTTGGGTTGTGTAACAAGATGATGTGAGGGAATTAAGGAAAGACGGTGGATGTTTATATCGAGATATCTAATTACCTTAACAATCATCAGCTTTTTCATTCAAGGCTTTGGTGCAAAAGCTATTGCTGAAGAATTTAACGCTTGGTTAGATGCACTAAAAATTGAGGCCAGGAGCAAAGGTATTTCTCAAAGTACAATAGAAAGTTCTTTAAGTGGAATCAAACCTATCCCAAGAGTAATTGAATTGGATAGAAAACAGCCAGAATTTACTCTTACATTTAAAGAATATTTGAGACGTGTTGTATCAGACCGGCGTATAAGAATTGGTAAGGCCAAGTTAGTTGAGCACGAGAAACTTTTGACTGAAATTAGTATAAAATATGGCGTTCAGCCCAGATATATAATTGCTCTATGGGGAATTGAAACAGATTTTGGGAGGATCACTGGGGGTTTTCCCGTTATCCCATCGCTTGCAACGCTTGCTTACGACGGTCGTCGCAGTAAATTCTTTAGAAAAGAGCTCTTTTTAGCACTCAAGATCGTTGATAAGGGCCATATCACGGCAAAAGATATGCTTGGGTCTTGGGCCGGTGCGATGGGACAAAATCAATTTATGCCTTCAAGCTTCCATGCTTATGCGGTTGATTATAACAGGGATGGATCAAAGGATATTTGGAAAACGCTACCAGATATTTTTGCATCTATTGCAAACTATCTTTCAAAGTCAGGTTGGCAAGGAGATCAAACATGGGGTAGGGCAGTCCGCCTGCCCGATAAGTTCTCGTCAAAGCTGTTGGGCAGAAAAATAAAAAAGGGGCTTAACCAATGGCATGAACTGGGCGTTCGGAAACTATCTGGTAAGGATCTGCCGAAAAGAAATTTAATTTCTTCAATAATTAGACCTGAAAAAGGAATGGTTGGTCCAGCTTTCGTCGTTTATCACAATTACGGAGTAATATTAAAGTGGAATAGGTCTAACTACTTCGCAACAGCGGTAGGAACCCTTTCTGATAAGATTAAACATTAAGTGGACCGAATTATACCTATGAAAACAAAAGATAAAAAATATCTGTTGTGCAAAATGGAATCACTTAGGTTCTTACTAACGTTTTTTTGTCTTTTAATTTTTCTAGGCGGTTGTGCTGAGACGGCGTTGGTGGTTCACACAGCCAAGGAAATAGCAAAAGTTAGTAAACCTACCGTAGCGAAAGGACGATATAAAGTTGGGACGCCTTATCAAATAAAGAATGTTTGGTATTACCCAAAAGTTGAATACGATTATGACGAAACCGGGATAGCCTCATGGTACGGACCAAATTTTCATCAAAAGTTGACGGCTAATGGCGAGATTTTTGATCAAAATGCGATAACCGCAGCGCATAGAACTCTTCCAATGCCAAGTATTGTGCGTGTTACTAATTTGGAAAATGGGAGATCTCTTATAGTGCGAATTAATGATCGGGGGCCTTTTGCCCATGGGAGGATTATAGATTTATCACGAAGATCTGCTCAGTTGCTTGGATTTATTAGGAAAGGAACAGCTAAAACTAGAGTGGAAATATTAGCGGCCGAGAGTAAAGCGATTGCTCAGAGGTCTAAAGGGGGATACACAGCTGTTCTCCCTCCAATTGCTAACAATGCACCGAAGCCATTAGCTGTTCCAACAACTAATGTTTCTGTAAAATCCTTGCCGATTATTCCCGGTACGAAATTAGCCAAACAAAAGGTTTCAAATATTTCAAATCAGAATCAACCTCTGAAAAGAAGTGCTATAAACTTATCTAAACAATCGCGATCCCGAGAGGTTGTCCAATTACCCGTCACTGGAAGTGAAATTTATGTACAGGTTGCTTCGTTTAGGAACAAACAGAGTGCCGAAAGCTTTCAGAAGGTCATAGCTGATATAGGGATCACGGGCGTATATAAAGCTCTTGTGAAAGGAAAACAATTTCACCGCGTAAGAATTGGCCCTTTAAAAAATGTCTCTCAGGCGGACTCAGTACTTGGAAAACTTATTAAAAGGGGCTTTCCAGGGGCTCGAGTGATAGTTAGAACATATAAGTAAGGAAGTAACTTTCAAATATTTGAAAATG
The nucleotide sequence above comes from Rhodospirillaceae bacterium. Encoded proteins:
- a CDS encoding anti-Sigm factor, ChrR, which produces MTKREPKVQATIGASTYVDPKQIEWSPSQFKGIEIKVLYENREKGEMTCLLKWEPGTTLPMHKHPELEQSFVLEGSFYDHDGICKAGEYVWRKEGSFHETHSDEGCIILAVYRKPNIFKNTQGFYRKP
- a CDS encoding aldehyde-activating protein — translated: MTKDIDLPLTGKCSCGQVSYELGEAPLFTHACHCVDCQCSTGSAFVIHTLTTKSGFKISGETKSTTLPTGSGAGYDPHFCSKCGTFVWCEYHVAPKGFVVLRTGTLDKPHNIHPQAHIFTTQKLPWLSLPKDVPSFPEMYNRTETWPKASNQIMDSLVANAKSNT
- a CDS encoding lytic transglycosylase, with product MFISRYLITLTIISFFIQGFGAKAIAEEFNAWLDALKIEARSKGISQSTIESSLSGIKPIPRVIELDRKQPEFTLTFKEYLRRVVSDRRIRIGKAKLVEHEKLLTEISIKYGVQPRYIIALWGIETDFGRITGGFPVIPSLATLAYDGRRSKFFRKELFLALKIVDKGHITAKDMLGSWAGAMGQNQFMPSSFHAYAVDYNRDGSKDIWKTLPDIFASIANYLSKSGWQGDQTWGRAVRLPDKFSSKLLGRKIKKGLNQWHELGVRKLSGKDLPKRNLISSIIRPEKGMVGPAFVVYHNYGVILKWNRSNYFATAVGTLSDKIKH